In Deltaproteobacteria bacterium, one DNA window encodes the following:
- a CDS encoding methylmalonyl-CoA carboxyltransferase — translation MGIVADKIRELRDKEAKIKEMGGAEAVKKQHQRGKLTARERIDLLFDQGTFRETDIFMKHRGTLFGLDKMEIPADGVVTGFGKVNGRPVCAFSQDFTARAGTLGEMHAKKICKVLDMAMKAGIPVVGFNDSGGARIQEGVDSLSGYGQIFYRNAIASGVIPQISAIMGPCAGGAVYSPAMTDFVFMVKKTSYMFITGPDVIKAVLGEEITFEDLGGAMAHNSKSGVAHFACEDDANAIEQIKLLLSYLPSNNMEEPPRVDTGDSITRTDPALDSIIPDNPMGSYDMKDVIRSIVDNGDFLEVHQFYAQNMVVGFGRLAGRTIGIIANQPKVLAGCLDVDSSDKATRFIRFCDCFNIPLLTIADVPGYLPGSQQEWSGIIRHGAKLLWCYSEATVPKITLITRKDYGGSYLAMCSRDLGADLALAWPTAEIAVMGAEGAANIIFRREIMAAEDPEAKRQEKIEEYRNLLYNPYIAQSRGYIDGIIVPSETRPRLIEALEVLSTKREQLPPKKHGNIPQ, via the coding sequence ATGGGCATTGTTGCAGATAAGATCAGAGAATTGCGAGACAAAGAAGCCAAAATCAAGGAAATGGGTGGTGCGGAGGCGGTAAAGAAACAGCACCAGAGAGGAAAGCTTACCGCCAGGGAGCGCATCGATCTCCTTTTCGACCAGGGCACCTTTCGGGAAACTGACATTTTCATGAAGCACCGCGGCACGCTCTTTGGCCTGGATAAAATGGAAATCCCGGCTGATGGAGTGGTAACGGGCTTTGGCAAGGTGAACGGCAGGCCGGTGTGCGCCTTTTCGCAAGATTTTACTGCCCGGGCTGGCACCCTTGGAGAGATGCATGCCAAGAAGATTTGCAAAGTTCTGGACATGGCTATGAAGGCCGGCATTCCCGTGGTGGGATTCAACGACTCGGGCGGAGCAAGGATTCAGGAGGGGGTGGATTCACTTTCCGGCTATGGCCAGATATTCTACCGCAACGCCATTGCCTCCGGGGTTATCCCCCAAATTTCTGCAATCATGGGGCCCTGCGCTGGAGGGGCTGTGTATTCTCCTGCAATGACTGATTTTGTCTTCATGGTGAAGAAAACCAGCTACATGTTTATTACCGGACCTGACGTGATCAAGGCAGTGCTGGGTGAAGAGATTACTTTCGAAGACCTGGGCGGCGCCATGGCCCACAATAGCAAGAGCGGCGTAGCCCATTTTGCCTGCGAAGACGATGCCAATGCCATAGAACAAATCAAACTCCTGTTGAGCTACCTGCCGAGTAACAACATGGAGGAGCCGCCGCGGGTGGATACAGGCGACAGCATTACCCGAACCGATCCTGCCCTCGACAGCATCATTCCGGACAACCCCATGGGCTCGTATGACATGAAGGATGTCATCCGATCCATCGTAGACAATGGAGATTTCCTCGAAGTACACCAGTTTTATGCCCAGAATATGGTTGTTGGATTTGGCCGCCTGGCCGGACGCACCATAGGAATCATTGCCAACCAGCCCAAAGTGCTTGCTGGCTGCCTGGATGTGGATTCCTCCGACAAGGCCACCAGATTCATCCGCTTTTGTGATTGTTTCAATATTCCCCTGCTCACCATTGCCGATGTGCCAGGTTACTTACCGGGCAGCCAGCAGGAATGGAGCGGTATTATCAGACATGGGGCCAAGCTGCTGTGGTGTTATTCCGAGGCAACGGTGCCAAAGATTACCCTGATTACCCGCAAGGATTATGGGGGCTCTTATTTGGCCATGTGTTCCAGGGATCTTGGTGCTGATCTGGCCTTGGCCTGGCCCACGGCAGAGATTGCCGTTATGGGGGCTGAAGGGGCTGCCAATATAATCTTTCGCCGCGAGATAATGGCAGCCGAGGATCCTGAAGCAAAGCGGCAGGAAAAAATCGAAGAGTATCGCAACCTGCTCTATAATCCGTATATCGCCCAGTCACGGGGATACATCGACGGAATCATCGTGCCGAGTGAGACGCGGCCTCGCCTAATAGAGGCTCTAGAAGTTCTCTCCACCAAGAGGGAGCAGCTGCCGCCAAAGAAGCACGGCAATATCCCACAGTAA
- the mce gene encoding methylmalonyl-CoA epimerase, producing the protein MKIVKIDHLGIAVNKIDEAKRLFHDILGLNFAGTETVVEQKVTTAFFPVGDSEVELLESTAADGPIAKYLEKRGEGIQHIAFRVENLEEALAELKKQGIRLIDEKPRVGAGGAKIAFLHPKSTHGVLIELCERQD; encoded by the coding sequence ATGAAAATTGTCAAAATCGACCACCTGGGAATCGCAGTCAACAAGATAGACGAGGCCAAGAGACTCTTTCACGACATTCTGGGACTGAATTTTGCCGGCACAGAGACAGTGGTTGAACAGAAAGTGACTACCGCTTTTTTCCCCGTGGGTGACAGCGAAGTCGAGTTGCTGGAATCCACTGCTGCTGACGGCCCCATTGCCAAATATCTGGAAAAACGGGGAGAGGGCATTCAACACATTGCCTTCAGAGTCGAAAACTTGGAAGAAGCGCTGGCTGAATTGAAAAAGCAAGGAATACGGCTCATCGACGAGAAACCGAGAGTGGGCGCCGGCGGTGCCAAGATAGCCTTCCTCCACCCCAAGTCAACCCACGGAGTGCTCATAGAATTGTGTGAACGGCAAGATTGA
- the meaB gene encoding methylmalonyl Co-A mutase-associated GTPase MeaB produces MLSGSVRAMSRLITLVENEDQQAFELLAAIYPYTGRAYVLGITGSPGTGKSTLSDKIAMELRRRQHTVGIIAVDPSSPFTGGALLGDRLRMHRAATDPGVFIRSMATRGHLGGLARTTADAVKIMDAFGKEWIIVETVGVGQDEVDIAKTADTTLVVLAPGLGDVIQSMKAGVMEIADLYVVNKADRPGAEQLVTEVQLRVEQDCHIKNMAWQPPVLQTVAVEAEGVAELVEAIDEHRAFAEKTGVLRKARRERTRQETLALLQKELGRAVVEKVLGNGRFDTLVDDIVNRKKDPYSSIQEIVDSLFPPSGEH; encoded by the coding sequence ATGCTGTCCGGGTCGGTAAGGGCAATGTCCCGGCTGATAACCCTGGTTGAAAATGAAGACCAGCAAGCCTTCGAACTGTTGGCCGCCATTTATCCCTACACGGGCAGGGCTTATGTGCTTGGCATAACCGGCTCCCCTGGAACCGGCAAAAGCACTCTGAGCGACAAGATCGCTATGGAACTGCGGCGGCGGCAGCACACTGTGGGCATCATTGCGGTAGATCCCTCCAGTCCCTTTACTGGAGGGGCTCTCCTGGGAGATCGCCTCCGCATGCACCGAGCTGCCACTGATCCAGGGGTGTTCATTCGCTCCATGGCCACCCGAGGGCATCTTGGCGGGCTGGCCAGAACTACCGCCGATGCAGTCAAGATCATGGATGCCTTTGGCAAGGAATGGATCATAGTGGAGACAGTGGGCGTTGGCCAGGATGAAGTGGATATTGCCAAAACAGCAGACACCACCCTTGTGGTTCTGGCGCCGGGTCTTGGCGATGTGATTCAGAGTATGAAGGCTGGCGTGATGGAAATTGCCGACCTCTACGTGGTGAACAAAGCGGATCGCCCTGGGGCCGAGCAGCTGGTGACAGAGGTGCAGCTCCGGGTGGAGCAGGACTGCCACATCAAGAACATGGCCTGGCAGCCGCCCGTTTTGCAAACGGTTGCTGTTGAAGCAGAAGGCGTGGCCGAGTTGGTGGAAGCAATCGATGAACATCGCGCCTTTGCAGAAAAGACTGGCGTGTTGCGCAAAGCCCGGCGCGAGCGGACCAGACAGGAAACCCTGGCTCTGTTGCAGAAAGAGCTCGGGCGGGCCGTGGTAGAAAAAGTGCTCGGCAATGGTCGCTTTGACACTCTTGTAGACGACATCGTCAATCGCAAGAAGGACCCGTACAGCAGCATCCAGGAAATAGTGGACAGCCTGTTTCCCCCGTCAGGAGAGCATTGA
- a CDS encoding cobalamin B12-binding domain-containing protein — MAEKRIKVIMAKPGLDGHDRGAKLLARVLAEAGMEVVYTGLRQTPEMIVETALQEDADVVGLSSLSGVHNYFFPKVVQLLRQKGMDDVLVIGGGIIPEEDLPGLKEAGVAAIFGPGTRTEEIVKFIRDHVKEN; from the coding sequence ATGGCCGAAAAAAGGATAAAGGTAATTATGGCCAAGCCGGGCCTAGACGGCCATGACAGGGGCGCTAAACTTCTGGCGCGCGTGCTTGCTGAAGCCGGCATGGAGGTCGTCTACACCGGCTTGCGGCAAACGCCGGAAATGATTGTGGAGACCGCACTTCAGGAAGATGCAGATGTTGTGGGGCTCAGCAGTCTCAGTGGGGTGCACAATTACTTTTTCCCGAAAGTGGTGCAGCTTCTCCGCCAAAAGGGCATGGACGACGTCCTGGTTATTGGCGGAGGCATTATTCCTGAAGAAGATCTTCCTGGGCTCAAAGAGGCAGGCGTGGCCGCCATTTTTGGTCCGGGAACGAGAACCGAAGAGATTGTTAAGTTTATTCGGGATCATGTCAAAGAAAACTGA
- a CDS encoding methylmalonyl-CoA mutase family protein: protein MFDKAKINAIKAAKEKWDCGPVQKVCSKFPERKAVFTTISGMEVDRLYTPVDIADLDYQAKLGFPGEYPFTRGVQPTMYRGRLWTMRQYAGFGTARETNARYRYLLEQGQTGLSVAFDLPTQSGYDSDHPLSMGEVGKVGVAIDSLDDMRVLFDQIPLEKVTTSMTINAPATILLAMYLALADEQGVAYDKVGGTVQNDILKEIICRGQYIYPPGPSMRLTVDLIKYCFKHVPKWNTISISGYHIREAGATAAQEMAFTIANGITYVQSCIDRGLAVDSFAPRLSFFYNAFTNVLEEVAKFRAGRRYWARVMRDRFGASNPRSMMMRYHVQTGGVTLTAQQPLNNIVRVALQTLAAAYGGAQSLHTNSYDEALCLPTEEAVTVALRTQQIVAEESGAADTIDPLAGGYYLEKITDRIEAEIDDYIGKIGAMGGTLKAIEEGYIQREIQDSAYRFQKEIESGERVYVGINKYTMEEPPLTNLLKVDPRQGEIESEKLARLRAERDQSAVNRALDNLAEVSRTEENVMPAVIEAVKSRATIGEICDVWRSIWGEYRPKEYI, encoded by the coding sequence ATGTTCGACAAGGCAAAGATTAATGCCATCAAAGCGGCCAAGGAGAAGTGGGATTGTGGTCCCGTACAAAAGGTGTGCAGCAAGTTTCCCGAACGGAAAGCCGTTTTTACCACCATTTCAGGTATGGAAGTGGACCGGCTCTATACACCGGTTGACATCGCTGACTTGGACTACCAGGCCAAACTGGGTTTCCCCGGGGAATATCCTTTTACACGCGGCGTACAGCCCACCATGTACCGCGGTCGTCTCTGGACCATGCGGCAGTACGCTGGCTTCGGAACTGCCAGGGAAACTAACGCTCGATACCGCTATCTTCTGGAGCAGGGACAAACAGGTTTGAGTGTGGCCTTCGACCTGCCTACCCAGTCTGGCTACGACTCTGATCACCCTCTCTCCATGGGAGAGGTAGGCAAGGTAGGCGTGGCCATAGATTCCCTTGATGACATGAGAGTGCTCTTCGACCAAATCCCCTTGGAGAAGGTTACCACCTCCATGACCATCAATGCGCCTGCCACAATTCTGCTTGCCATGTATCTTGCACTCGCCGACGAACAGGGAGTCGCCTACGACAAGGTAGGGGGCACGGTGCAGAACGATATTCTCAAAGAAATCATCTGTCGAGGCCAGTACATCTATCCACCAGGGCCATCCATGCGTTTGACTGTCGACCTCATAAAGTATTGCTTCAAGCACGTGCCCAAGTGGAACACCATAAGCATTAGCGGCTACCATATCAGGGAAGCCGGCGCCACCGCTGCGCAAGAAATGGCCTTTACCATTGCCAATGGCATTACCTATGTGCAGTCTTGCATAGACCGGGGTCTGGCAGTAGACAGCTTCGCGCCTCGTCTCTCCTTCTTTTATAATGCCTTTACCAATGTGCTGGAAGAAGTAGCCAAGTTCCGGGCTGGGCGGCGCTACTGGGCCAGGGTGATGCGGGATCGATTTGGCGCCAGTAATCCTCGCTCCATGATGATGCGCTACCATGTGCAGACCGGTGGGGTAACCCTCACAGCGCAGCAACCACTCAACAATATAGTGCGCGTCGCCTTGCAGACCCTGGCTGCTGCCTACGGCGGGGCCCAGTCGCTGCATACCAATTCCTATGACGAGGCTCTCTGCCTGCCCACTGAAGAGGCAGTGACTGTGGCGCTCAGAACCCAGCAGATAGTGGCGGAAGAGAGCGGTGCAGCCGACACCATCGACCCACTGGCCGGCGGTTATTACCTGGAAAAAATCACCGACAGGATAGAGGCTGAAATCGATGACTATATCGGCAAGATCGGTGCCATGGGAGGAACTCTCAAGGCCATTGAGGAAGGATACATTCAACGAGAAATTCAGGACAGTGCTTACCGCTTTCAAAAAGAGATAGAATCCGGTGAGCGCGTCTATGTGGGAATCAACAAGTACACCATGGAAGAGCCGCCCCTGACCAATCTGTTGAAGGTCGATCCCAGACAGGGTGAAATCGAGAGCGAAAAACTTGCCAGACTCAGGGCAGAAAGAGATCAGTCTGCGGTGAACAGGGCCCTCGACAATCTGGCAGAGGTATCTCGTACTGAAGAGAATGTCATGCCTGCCGTAATCGAGGCGGTGAAGAGCAGAGCAACAATCGGTGAAATCTGCGACGTTTGGAGAAGTATCTGGGGTGAATATCGCCCCAAAGAATATATCTGA
- the ychF gene encoding redox-regulated ATPase YchF has product MRLGIIGLPGSGKTTVFNALTGSSAQVAQFSGGQQGPNLAVVKVPEPRLSLLTDLYHPKKVTEATVEYVDVAGLTGSTDQQQLGDAFLSHIRPVDALVHVVRNFPHPLHGDPEPYADIEKVDLELMLADLLVIEKRLDRIAHDKKRGKKENPQEVQLLLTCKELLEKDVPLRRQADTFADPLLRGYSFLSMKPLLLLFNQPEEQEHLELIDVRDKVQDPVEEIIGKLEMELAQLPAHEAEEFMIEMGVESLARERLIHASFKLLNLISFFTANEQEVRAWTVKRGTAALKAAGVVHSDMERGFIRAEVVSYTDLQAAGSYSEAQKQGRVRLEGKEYEVKDGDVIFFRFHV; this is encoded by the coding sequence ATGCGCCTGGGAATAATAGGATTGCCCGGAAGCGGTAAAACAACTGTATTCAATGCCCTCACCGGCAGCAGCGCTCAAGTCGCGCAATTCTCCGGCGGACAGCAGGGCCCGAACCTTGCGGTGGTTAAAGTCCCTGAACCCCGACTGTCGCTTCTGACAGATCTCTACCACCCCAAGAAAGTCACCGAAGCCACTGTGGAGTACGTGGATGTGGCCGGTTTGACCGGTTCAACTGACCAGCAGCAGCTGGGTGATGCCTTTCTGTCGCACATTCGGCCAGTGGACGCCCTTGTTCACGTAGTGCGTAACTTCCCGCATCCTCTACATGGTGACCCAGAGCCATATGCTGACATTGAAAAGGTGGATCTGGAACTTATGCTGGCAGATCTTCTTGTCATAGAGAAGCGGTTGGACCGAATAGCCCATGACAAAAAGAGGGGCAAAAAGGAGAATCCGCAAGAAGTGCAGCTGTTGCTGACCTGCAAGGAGCTCCTGGAGAAAGACGTACCGCTCCGCCGACAAGCGGACACATTTGCCGACCCCCTCCTCCGAGGCTACAGCTTCCTGTCCATGAAACCCCTGCTGCTCCTTTTCAATCAGCCTGAAGAGCAGGAACACCTGGAGTTGATTGACGTCAGAGACAAGGTGCAGGATCCGGTAGAGGAGATCATTGGCAAACTGGAAATGGAGCTGGCCCAGCTGCCAGCGCACGAGGCAGAGGAGTTCATGATAGAAATGGGAGTAGAATCCCTGGCCAGAGAGCGGTTGATTCATGCCTCCTTCAAACTCCTAAATCTGATATCTTTTTTCACTGCCAACGAACAGGAAGTTAGGGCCTGGACAGTAAAGCGAGGTACTGCAGCCCTCAAAGCTGCCGGAGTGGTTCACTCAGACATGGAGCGCGGCTTCATTCGCGCTGAGGTCGTCTCCTATACTGACCTGCAAGCCGCTGGCAGTTACAGCGAGGCCCAGAAACAGGGACGCGTTCGCCTGGAGGGCAAAGAGTACGAGGTCAAAGATGGCGACGTAATTTTTTTCCGCTTTCACGTATAA
- a CDS encoding molybdenum cofactor biosynthesis protein MoaE, protein MELQEMVAAVKRRPDFEQVGMIACHNGVVRATSLQGRLVKGLEIQFDRDALQKVLTEMRKRPGIIEVMAHLFEGYRRVGEDVMLVVVAGDIRQHVFPVLLETVERSRGEPQEGVFC, encoded by the coding sequence ATGGAACTTCAGGAAATGGTAGCTGCTGTCAAAAGGAGGCCCGACTTTGAGCAGGTGGGTATGATCGCCTGCCACAACGGCGTGGTCCGCGCCACCTCACTCCAAGGAAGGCTGGTAAAAGGATTGGAAATACAATTTGACAGAGATGCTTTGCAGAAAGTGCTGACCGAAATGAGGAAGCGGCCCGGCATCATTGAAGTCATGGCTCACCTTTTCGAAGGCTACCGTCGGGTGGGTGAGGATGTGATGCTGGTGGTGGTTGCCGGAGATATCCGGCAGCACGTCTTCCCTGTACTGCTGGAAACAGTGGAGCGAAGTCGAGGTGAGCCGCAAGAAGGAGTTTTTTGTTGA